The following are from one region of the Ischnura elegans chromosome 12, ioIscEleg1.1, whole genome shotgun sequence genome:
- the LOC124169708 gene encoding beta-1,3-galactosyltransferase brn, translating to MYLRMFKRVTCKTIILAVLIIFVVDFLGPLKHIFEKEFSSSFRYPYDGDINHFVDQLERGEKPDVAPINIYNYTFLLNCDHKCKLEASSPRLVYLVKSALDNFHRRQAIRNSWGFEGRFSDVITRRVFVLGVSKNDAEIQKRILKEHLKYRDIVQANFVDAYYNNTIKTMMGFKWAMEYCPNARVYFFSDDDMYISTKNVLRFIRNPTHYPHYLESPIISLDQNRRKRSVEESNTSPGSSSVLSENYAPSLKTEAASYLKVWNQSELDSLKSIPSNSLHELINSTISSVSRRPLQVVDFDLPDDALLWAGYVFYSSPHRHKSSRWYVSLSEYPYDRWPPYVTAGAFVLSQNAFRLLYFASMYTKHFRFDDIFLGLAAAKVGLEPFHSDDFHFYPKDYSVSGYRYVVASHGYGNPKELLDVWNEQRSAGNA from the coding sequence ATGTACCTCCGAATGTTTAAACGTGTTACGTGCAAAACAATAATTTTAGCTGTACTTATAATATTTGTTGTGGATTTCTTAGGCCCCCTAAAACATATATTCGAGAAGGAATTTTCATCATCTTTTCGGTACCCCTACGATGGTGACATCAATCATTTCGTTGACCAGTTGGAACGGGGTGAAAAGCCCGATGTTGCACCAATAAACATTTACAATTACACCTTCTTGCTAAACTGTGATCACAAATGTAAATTGGAGGCCAGCTCTCCTCGTCTTGTTTATTTAGTGAAATCTGCATTAGATAATTTCCATCGAAGACAAGCTATTCGCAATTCTTGGGGTTTCGAAGGACGGTTTTCTGACGTGATAACAAGGAGGGTGTTTGTACTAGGAGTTTCTAAAAATGACGCTGAAATTCAAAAGCGAATACTCAAGGAACATCTTAAGTACAGAGACATAGTGCAAGCCAACTTCGTGGATGCTTACTACAACAATACTATTAAAACCATGATGGGTTTTAAGTGGGCAATGGAATATTGCCCAAACGCCAGGGTGTACTTCTTTTCTGATGATGACATGtatatttccacaaaaaatgtACTTAGGTTTATCCGTAATCCCACTCATTATCCCCATTATTTAGAAAGCCCTATCATTAGCTTGGATCAAAATCGGAGAAAGCGCAGTGTTGAGGAATCCAATACGAGCCCTGGTTCTAGTTCAGTTTTGTCTGAAAATTATGCGCCATCTCTGAAGACGGAAGCAGCATCCTATCTGAAGGTGTGGAATCAAAGTGAATTGGATTCCCTCAAAAGCATCCCGAGTAACTCATTGCATGAACTTATTAATTCCACCATTTCGAGTGTGAGCAGGAGGCCTCTCCAGGTGGTTGATTTTGATCTTCCTGATGATGCCCTGCTGTGGGCAGGTTACGTGTTTTACTCTTCTCCCCATCGCCACAAGTCCAGCCGGTGGTATGTTTCTCTGTCCGAATATCCTTACGATCGCTGGCCTCCCTACGTCACGGCAGGAGCATTCGTTTTGTCGCAAAATGCATTTCGCCTCCTCTACTTTGCATCAATGTACACCAAGCATTTCAGGTTTGATGATATTTTCCTCGGTCTAGCTGCTGCCAAGGTTGGACTTGAACCCTTTCATAGTGACGATTTTCACTTTTATCCCAAAGACTACAGTGTTTCTGGATACCGGTACGTTGTAGCGTCGCATGGATATGGTAACCCCAAAGAATTGTTGGACGTGTGGAACGAGCAGAGAAGTGCTGGGAATGCTTGA